Proteins from one uncultured Anaeromusa sp. genomic window:
- a CDS encoding APC family permease: protein MTEPTKTAAPALSQAGGPGLKRVLTLRQLVWFGLSYLAPIGIFTQFGVLTGVTHGMTTLSYSVAMAVILLTALSYAKLSAVFPVAGSAYTYVQRAVNPHAGFLTGWMLLLDYLLLPMVCVLLLGLFLHKEVPAAPAWVWIFLSVLIIAFINSRGIEPTVAVNTWTVLLQAAFSLLFLFVAVRLLLSGGGAESFLSWEAIYNPAEFERDSFLLSVGTLTIAFLGFDAVTTLAEETLQPEKTVGRALLLICLIAGVFFILISYLCQLAWPSGWKEITDPNTGFFEIALHLQADYMQPLYAWISNLASLTCAIAGQAAAARLLFGMGRDGALPKSVFAYVHPRWRTPIPSILLVSLLSLSAVLFTDSLLEVMALISFGALAGFAMVNLAVIFYFYRKKNRYSPAAILEYLLCPLLGAGCCLYFLWFLPVAVKLLGLSWLGLGIFYLAFMTHGFRRQPPGLKLE, encoded by the coding sequence ATGACGGAACCTACTAAAACCGCCGCGCCGGCTCTGTCACAAGCCGGCGGACCTGGTTTGAAGCGAGTGCTTACGCTGCGCCAGCTAGTGTGGTTCGGCCTATCCTACCTGGCGCCCATCGGCATATTCACCCAGTTTGGCGTTTTAACCGGCGTTACTCATGGTATGACCACGCTTTCCTATAGCGTTGCCATGGCGGTCATTCTCCTTACCGCTCTCAGTTACGCGAAACTCTCCGCCGTATTCCCCGTCGCCGGATCCGCCTACACGTACGTACAGCGCGCCGTCAATCCCCATGCCGGGTTCCTAACCGGCTGGATGCTGCTTCTCGATTATCTTCTGCTGCCCATGGTTTGCGTACTGCTGTTGGGCTTGTTTTTGCATAAGGAAGTTCCCGCAGCCCCAGCCTGGGTCTGGATCTTTCTCAGCGTACTCATTATCGCCTTCATCAACAGTCGCGGCATTGAACCGACCGTTGCCGTAAATACCTGGACCGTCCTGCTGCAGGCAGCTTTTTCCCTGCTCTTTCTGTTTGTAGCCGTCCGTTTGCTGCTCTCCGGCGGCGGAGCCGAATCGTTCCTCTCCTGGGAAGCTATCTACAATCCGGCAGAATTTGAGCGAGATTCATTCCTCCTGTCCGTAGGAACCCTGACGATCGCGTTTCTCGGCTTTGACGCCGTCACCACCTTAGCGGAAGAAACTTTGCAGCCGGAAAAGACCGTAGGACGCGCCTTACTGTTAATCTGCCTGATTGCTGGAGTTTTTTTCATTCTCATCTCGTATCTGTGCCAGTTGGCCTGGCCCTCAGGCTGGAAGGAAATCACCGATCCGAACACCGGCTTTTTCGAGATTGCTTTGCATCTTCAAGCAGACTACATGCAACCCCTATATGCTTGGATCAGCAATCTGGCCAGCTTGACTTGCGCCATCGCAGGGCAAGCGGCGGCGGCCCGCCTGCTGTTTGGCATGGGACGGGACGGCGCGTTGCCTAAATCAGTTTTCGCCTATGTCCACCCCCGCTGGCGGACTCCAATCCCCTCCATTTTGCTCGTATCCCTGCTATCGCTGAGCGCCGTACTTTTTACGGACAGCCTGCTGGAAGTCATGGCCCTCATCAGTTTCGGCGCGTTGGCTGGATTTGCCATGGTTAACCTAGCGGTGATCTTTTACTTTTATCGCAAGAAAAATCGCTACTCTCCCGCAGCAATCCTCGAATACCTCCTTTGTCCGCTTCTCGGCGCAGGGTGCTGTCTATATTTTCTCTGGTTTCTTCCTGTTGCGGTAAAGCTGCTGGGCCTATCGTGGCTGGGTCTTGGCATCTTCTACCTGGCCTTCATGACCCACGGCTTCCGGCGGCAGCCGCCCGGGTTAAAGCTCGAATAA
- a CDS encoding helix-turn-helix domain-containing protein, whose translation MYTKPVSFADTAPAAATVRHIDECPLHCHEDVIEIILVLQGTVQVKISFEYFTLHTGDYVIVNKEDSHKIWRLNEEDNIVAVFHIRLPPFRTVFPHLDYVLFACESFDLANYKGQTAKLRLLLLNLLESLQQNDDTAAEQTAKITGQLMQVLVEEYSLERYYNRSQDIDADKRETYYAIIRHIYENYQDKNLLQDISRRKFYSESYISHLFREVSAASFQDMLGYIRVFRAERLLLETNQTLALIAKECGFSDSKYFNRTFQKWFRQKPSAYRKTYQPEIARDIRAVTIDNAKVKEKIRYWENQEDRTSEYRLSITPITLKNIGSKRDLIYTPDPTDLAAPPSAASRDKDGGVYALLRVGGGDNPEKARKQLEQTLRLLQQQTDGDLEYWFVK comes from the coding sequence ATGTATACGAAACCCGTTTCTTTTGCTGATACAGCGCCGGCGGCGGCAACGGTCCGTCATATCGACGAATGCCCGCTACACTGCCACGAGGATGTCATTGAAATTATCCTTGTGCTTCAAGGCACGGTACAAGTAAAAATAAGCTTTGAATATTTTACCCTCCATACAGGCGATTACGTGATTGTGAACAAAGAAGACTCTCATAAAATTTGGCGTCTAAACGAGGAAGACAACATAGTCGCCGTCTTCCATATCCGCCTCCCACCCTTCCGCACTGTCTTCCCTCACCTTGATTACGTTCTTTTCGCCTGTGAGTCTTTCGATCTAGCCAACTACAAAGGCCAAACCGCCAAGCTTCGGCTCTTGCTGCTCAACCTTTTAGAAAGCCTGCAACAAAACGACGACACGGCAGCGGAACAGACGGCGAAAATAACCGGCCAGCTTATGCAGGTGCTCGTGGAGGAATACTCCCTGGAACGGTATTATAATCGCAGCCAGGACATTGACGCCGACAAGAGGGAAACCTATTATGCCATAATACGTCATATTTATGAAAACTATCAGGATAAAAACCTTCTGCAGGACATCTCCCGCCGTAAGTTTTACTCCGAATCCTACATCTCCCATTTATTCCGAGAAGTCAGCGCCGCCAGCTTTCAAGATATGCTGGGCTATATTCGAGTGTTTCGGGCGGAGCGTCTGCTGCTGGAAACAAACCAAACGCTCGCTTTAATCGCCAAGGAATGCGGCTTCTCCGACAGCAAATACTTCAACCGGACGTTCCAAAAGTGGTTTCGGCAAAAGCCTTCTGCGTACCGCAAAACCTACCAGCCGGAAATCGCCAGAGACATCCGGGCCGTCACCATCGACAACGCCAAGGTGAAGGAAAAAATCCGCTATTGGGAAAATCAAGAAGACCGCACAAGTGAATATCGGCTCAGCATCACGCCGATTACGCTGAAAAACATCGGCTCCAAAAGAGATCTGATTTATACCCCTGACCCAACAGATCTCGCCGCCCCCCCCAGCGCGGCAAGCCGCGACAAAGACGGCGGCGTCTATGCGTTGCTCCGTGTGGGGGGCGGTGATAACCCGGAGAAAGCGCGAAAACAGCTGGAACAAACACTCCGTCTTTTACAACAGCAAACCGATGGCGACCTGGAATACTGGTTTGTCAAATAA
- a CDS encoding autotransporter strand-loop-strand O-heptosyltransferase translates to MSETLITNQSDLASKPKPYMTFDCGPLSCKTDIPGLEFDFNYGIRVNIPAGDWRVKFIDRDQCLTLYDAKASATQVTSTKKYYVNFRLEIYKDEKLVLAHDMNLARKNVLIKFPTGILGDVISWFPYAQAFKHAHDCEVYCAIDPQMKELFQPSYPELHFIGPEERPDNTYATYYMGIFFPCSDRVHQPLDFRITGLQRTIPYLLGLKADEIRPVILPTNQERSIAEPYVCIAAQSTTQAKYWNNPSGWLKTIKHLKSLGYRVLCIDQKDCHGSGSRWNTIPYGAEDFTGNQPLTERVNLLYHADFFIGLSSGLSWLAWAVGKPVVLISGFTLPFNEFYTPYRLINYHVCNGCWNDAAIEFVHSDFAWCPRHKDTDQQYECSRFITPESVNNAIDRLLKDHGLHPSRKSVDKS, encoded by the coding sequence ATGAGCGAAACCTTGATAACCAATCAGAGTGATCTTGCCTCGAAACCAAAACCTTATATGACCTTTGACTGCGGCCCCTTGAGCTGCAAAACCGATATTCCCGGACTGGAATTTGACTTTAACTACGGCATTCGCGTAAACATCCCCGCCGGCGACTGGCGGGTAAAGTTTATCGACCGCGATCAATGCCTAACCCTGTATGACGCCAAAGCGTCCGCCACCCAGGTGACAAGCACCAAGAAATACTATGTCAATTTTCGTCTGGAAATTTATAAAGACGAAAAACTGGTGCTTGCCCACGACATGAACCTGGCCCGCAAAAATGTTCTGATCAAATTCCCCACCGGCATCTTGGGAGACGTCATTTCCTGGTTTCCCTACGCCCAGGCCTTTAAGCACGCCCATGACTGCGAAGTATACTGCGCCATAGATCCTCAAATGAAAGAGCTGTTCCAACCATCCTATCCGGAGCTGCATTTTATCGGCCCGGAGGAGCGGCCGGACAATACATACGCCACCTACTATATGGGTATTTTCTTTCCTTGCAGCGATCGGGTTCACCAACCGCTTGATTTTCGCATTACAGGCCTGCAAAGAACCATCCCCTATCTGTTGGGCTTAAAAGCGGACGAAATCCGACCCGTTATTCTGCCAACCAACCAGGAGCGAAGCATCGCAGAGCCCTATGTCTGCATCGCCGCCCAGTCAACCACGCAAGCCAAATACTGGAACAACCCCAGTGGCTGGCTAAAGACCATCAAGCATTTAAAATCCCTGGGTTACCGGGTTTTGTGCATTGACCAAAAAGACTGCCACGGCTCCGGCAGCCGCTGGAATACCATCCCGTACGGCGCAGAAGACTTCACAGGCAACCAGCCGTTAACAGAACGAGTCAACCTGCTGTACCATGCCGATTTCTTCATCGGCCTGTCCAGCGGCCTTTCCTGGCTGGCCTGGGCCGTAGGAAAGCCGGTTGTCCTAATCAGCGGCTTTACGCTGCCCTTCAATGAGTTCTACACCCCGTACCGCTTGATTAACTACCATGTCTGCAACGGCTGTTGGAATGACGCCGCCATCGAGTTTGTTCATTCCGACTTCGCCTGGTGCCCCCGGCACAAGGATACGGACCAACAGTACGAATGCAGCCGCTTTATTACCCCCGAAAGCGTAAACAACGCCATTGACCGCCTGCTGAAGGATCATGGCTTGCATCCGTCAAGAAAGAGCGTGGATAAATCATGA
- a CDS encoding autotransporter outer membrane beta-barrel domain-containing protein, translated as MKKNNRQKTLSAVVAALNALNSTAPVALPLVIEANRHNLPERSTFDFLTLRDQRGGQILNSLLFTTAWAGTTTDVNAGQDASNITLDNGDTQNVKGGTALSVAINNGGTQNVSSGNARDASISSGGVQNVSGGSAFSATISKGGVQNVKGGHATSATISSGGVQNVSGGDASAARIASGGVQNVSGGNANYVFIAGGTQNVFSGGIAANAMTISGVQNVSGGDASGATINAGGTQNISGGFANYAVIQNGGVQNVSGGSAIGASIYIGGTQNVSGGDASNAEINNGGVQNVYGGNVSGATISSGGTQNVSSGGSAAGAIVQGGGVQNVSSGGVATGATISSGGILQIAAAGSALSATLADGYVLRANTNATLTTAAPTSLSPFISGGTAAFIDLNNGSVLDVLNGGYAHNIDIKSGGVQNVYSGGTTYSLFVSSGGVQNVSGGRGQATLIFNGGVQNVSGGTANYAVIQNGGVQNVSGGSATGASIYIGGTQNVSGGDASNAEINNGGVQNVYGGNVSGATISSGGTQNVSSGGSAAGAIVQGGGVQNVSSGGVTSQTIVQSGGTQSVFSGGVANQTVVQAGGTQSVNFGGSAVRTTVSSGGSQTVASGGTVVNTQVASGGIQTVANGGIVNGAVVSSGGGQVIDDGGSASVPVVSSGGSQIILNGGSVIGAIVSGGAVQSIQHGGFAVSTTILTNGLQTVGGSASYTAIQGGLQQILSGGIATHTTIDHDGIQDVKPGGLAYFTTINACNQNVSGYVSATTVNSGGTQTVYSGGSAALTTVNNGGRQHVASQGAASDTTVTSGGLLELEAAAQLTGSTSITNGTLALSGDSGDYAVASLAADQARVQLASGATAGRKLTLGSLNGTASFLINTNLAAGTSDKIIIQSGASQNTVKVNYDPGFISGQTVRGTAVFASVPDNRTSFTAQNTEYGAYRYTPVLAVSDNGQTWSITSLAVNGASQTTSNAASIAAGSLGVWQREANSLSKRLGDLRSHLESAGEWGRVYRGNQTTSGVSQQYTAFQWGWDTRHAADGGVWFNGWNVGYLNGDLSFERGSGSASSLTVGAYQTWLGDKGHYLDIIAKVGRLRSSYDSYLNNTANTKVNGSYSQWGSSLSAEYGYRKQLNNHWYLEPQAEVAVGRVTNADYTASDNTQIHNDAATTLTGRIGFALGHHANNNSFYVKTSLVREFCASPSVTAASDGLAPVTTEQSLKRSWLEYALGWTATLSKKCSTYLELSKTSGDSKGSSWLANLGIRIKF; from the coding sequence ATGAAGAAAAATAACCGTCAAAAAACCTTGTCCGCAGTCGTTGCGGCGCTGAATGCGCTCAACAGCACCGCCCCAGTGGCGCTGCCTTTGGTCATAGAAGCAAACCGCCACAACCTTCCTGAACGAAGCACCTTCGATTTCCTGACTCTTCGCGATCAGCGCGGCGGCCAGATTCTAAACTCCCTGCTCTTTACGACTGCCTGGGCCGGGACGACTACCGACGTAAACGCCGGCCAAGATGCCAGCAACATTACCCTTGATAACGGCGACACGCAGAATGTAAAGGGAGGTACCGCACTCTCTGTAGCAATCAACAACGGAGGTACTCAAAACGTCAGCTCCGGCAACGCACGCGATGCTAGCATCTCCAGCGGCGGCGTGCAGAACGTCAGCGGCGGTTCCGCATTCTCTGCCACCATCTCTAAAGGCGGCGTACAGAATGTAAAGGGCGGCCACGCAACCTCTGCCACAATATCTAGCGGCGGCGTGCAGAACGTCAGCGGCGGCGACGCAAGCGCCGCTCGTATCGCCAGCGGCGGCGTACAGAACGTCAGCGGTGGCAACGCAAACTACGTATTCATCGCCGGAGGTACACAGAACGTCTTCTCCGGCGGCATCGCCGCCAACGCTATGACCATCAGCGGCGTACAGAACGTCAGCGGCGGCGACGCAAGCGGTGCAACCATCAATGCGGGCGGCACGCAGAACATCAGCGGCGGCTTCGCAAACTATGCAGTCATTCAAAACGGCGGCGTACAAAATGTCAGCGGTGGCTCGGCGATAGGGGCGTCCATCTATATCGGCGGTACACAGAACGTCAGTGGCGGCGACGCCTCTAATGCAGAAATCAATAACGGCGGCGTGCAAAATGTCTACGGTGGCAATGTAAGCGGTGCAACGATTTCTAGTGGCGGCACGCAAAACGTCAGCTCCGGCGGCTCCGCCGCAGGAGCCATCGTACAAGGCGGCGGCGTACAAAACGTTTCTAGCGGCGGCGTGGCCACAGGCGCAACGATTTCCAGCGGCGGCATTCTCCAAATCGCGGCAGCCGGAAGCGCCCTCAGTGCGACTTTGGCGGATGGCTATGTGCTGCGAGCAAACACCAACGCCACCTTGACTACAGCAGCGCCTACTTCTCTTAGCCCTTTTATTTCCGGCGGAACCGCCGCCTTCATAGACCTAAACAACGGCAGCGTTTTAGACGTTCTAAACGGAGGCTATGCACATAATATAGACATTAAAAGCGGCGGCGTTCAAAATGTCTATAGCGGCGGCACTACTTACTCACTCTTTGTCTCCAGCGGCGGCGTGCAAAACGTCAGCGGCGGAAGAGGGCAAGCCACGCTAATCTTTAACGGCGGCGTACAAAACGTCAGCGGCGGTACCGCAAACTATGCAGTCATTCAAAACGGCGGCGTGCAAAATGTCAGCGGTGGCTCGGCGACAGGGGCGTCCATCTATATCGGCGGTACACAGAACGTCAGCGGCGGCGACGCCTCTAATGCAGAAATCAATAACGGCGGCGTGCAAAATGTCTACGGCGGCAATGTAAGCGGTGCAACGATTTCCAGCGGCGGCACGCAAAACGTCAGCTCCGGCGGCTCCGCCGCAGGAGCCATCGTACAAGGCGGCGGCGTGCAAAACGTTTCTAGCGGCGGCGTTACCAGCCAGACGATCGTGCAGTCCGGCGGCACACAGAGCGTCTTCTCCGGCGGTGTAGCCAACCAGACGGTCGTACAAGCTGGAGGCACCCAGAGCGTGAATTTCGGTGGCTCCGCTGTCAGAACCACCGTAAGCAGCGGCGGTTCGCAAACGGTTGCTAGTGGTGGAACTGTCGTTAATACTCAAGTAGCCAGCGGCGGCATACAAACCGTCGCTAACGGCGGCATTGTGAACGGCGCTGTCGTCAGCAGCGGCGGTGGACAGGTCATCGACGACGGCGGCAGCGCTAGCGTCCCAGTCGTCAGCAGCGGCGGCAGTCAAATTATTCTAAACGGCGGCAGCGTCATAGGCGCCATTGTCAGCGGCGGCGCGGTACAAAGCATCCAGCACGGCGGCTTCGCCGTATCCACGACGATTCTAACCAACGGTCTCCAAACGGTAGGAGGCAGCGCGTCCTATACCGCCATCCAAGGCGGCTTACAGCAAATACTAAGCGGCGGTATAGCAACGCACACCACCATCGACCACGACGGGATTCAGGATGTTAAACCTGGCGGCTTGGCCTATTTTACCACCATCAACGCCTGCAATCAGAACGTGTCCGGCTACGTTTCGGCCACAACCGTCAATTCCGGCGGTACGCAGACCGTCTACAGCGGCGGCTCCGCCGCCTTGACTACCGTCAATAATGGCGGCCGCCAGCATGTCGCCTCACAAGGCGCAGCCTCTGACACAACCGTCACAAGCGGCGGCTTGCTGGAACTGGAAGCCGCCGCGCAGCTTACAGGCTCTACGTCCATAACGAACGGAACTCTAGCTCTTAGCGGCGACAGCGGCGACTACGCCGTCGCCAGCTTAGCAGCTGACCAAGCCCGCGTTCAGTTGGCCTCAGGCGCGACAGCCGGGCGAAAACTGACTCTGGGTTCCTTGAACGGTACGGCTTCGTTTCTCATCAATACCAACCTGGCAGCCGGAACCTCCGACAAAATCATCATTCAAAGCGGCGCTTCTCAAAATACAGTGAAGGTAAACTACGACCCTGGCTTTATCAGCGGCCAAACAGTGCGCGGTACGGCTGTTTTTGCGTCCGTCCCCGACAACCGCACGTCCTTTACCGCTCAAAATACCGAGTACGGCGCCTACCGCTACACGCCGGTGCTGGCAGTCAGCGACAACGGCCAAACCTGGAGCATTACCTCCCTTGCCGTCAACGGCGCCAGCCAAACCACCTCCAACGCCGCCAGCATCGCTGCGGGCAGTCTTGGAGTCTGGCAGCGGGAAGCCAACAGCCTGAGCAAGCGCCTGGGTGATTTGCGCAGCCACCTCGAAAGCGCCGGCGAATGGGGCCGCGTATACCGAGGCAATCAGACTACGAGCGGCGTCAGTCAGCAATATACCGCCTTCCAGTGGGGCTGGGACACACGCCACGCTGCCGACGGCGGCGTCTGGTTCAACGGCTGGAACGTCGGCTACTTAAACGGCGATCTATCTTTTGAGCGAGGCAGCGGCTCTGCTTCCAGTCTGACCGTAGGCGCTTACCAAACCTGGTTAGGCGACAAAGGACACTATCTGGACATCATCGCCAAAGTTGGCCGCCTGCGCAGTTCCTACGACAGCTATCTCAATAACACTGCCAATACGAAGGTGAACGGCAGCTACAGCCAGTGGGGCAGCAGCCTGTCTGCCGAGTACGGCTACCGCAAGCAGCTTAACAACCATTGGTACTTAGAGCCGCAAGCGGAAGTGGCTGTCGGTCGCGTTACCAACGCCGATTATACGGCCAGCGACAATACGCAAATCCACAACGACGCCGCGACCACCCTCACCGGACGCATCGGCTTCGCCTTGGGACACCACGCCAATAACAACTCGTTCTATGTGAAAACATCCCTTGTCCGCGAATTTTGCGCCTCCCCGTCTGTTACCGCCGCCAGCGACGGCCTAGCCCCTGTTACCACAGAGCAAAGTTTAAAACGCAGTTGGCTGGAATATGCTTTGGGCTGGACGGCTACACTCAGTAAAAAATGCAGCACCTATCTGGAACTGAGCAAAACCTCCGGCGATTCCAAAGGCAGCTCTTGGCTCGCCAATTTGGGCATACGAATCAAATTCTAA
- a CDS encoding YvrJ family protein, with the protein MEALLAAMSAYGFPMVVAAYLLVRVETRLDRLSECIQELARAIGAKNSV; encoded by the coding sequence ATGGAAGCGTTATTGGCGGCCATGTCGGCGTACGGTTTTCCGATGGTAGTTGCAGCCTATCTTTTGGTGCGGGTGGAGACCCGCCTGGATCGGCTCAGCGAATGCATTCAGGAACTGGCGCGGGCGATCGGCGCGAAAAACAGCGTGTAA
- a CDS encoding DUF2922 domain-containing protein, translating to MTKRLEMIFRDEAGKEATLSLANPKDDLTKAGVMAVMQTVAAKRLFQNKNGALVTPVSCQVHTQDTQALA from the coding sequence ATGACGAAACGTCTGGAAATGATCTTTCGGGACGAAGCTGGTAAAGAGGCGACTCTTTCCTTGGCCAATCCCAAAGACGATCTGACCAAGGCTGGCGTAATGGCAGTCATGCAGACCGTTGCCGCCAAGCGCCTGTTCCAAAACAAGAACGGCGCGTTGGTGACGCCCGTGTCCTGCCAAGTGCATACGCAGGATACGCAGGCTTTGGCCTAA
- a CDS encoding DUF1659 domain-containing protein encodes MAVSKAVESSKMVLRVQTGLDATGKAVYKNVSLSGLNPAAADADVYDAATALGGLQKDTVASVLRVDQGHLTNA; translated from the coding sequence ATGGCAGTAAGCAAAGCAGTAGAATCCAGCAAAATGGTGCTGCGGGTGCAAACCGGTCTTGACGCCACAGGCAAGGCAGTATACAAGAATGTATCCTTGAGCGGTTTGAATCCTGCCGCCGCCGATGCAGACGTCTACGACGCCGCAACCGCGCTGGGAGGACTCCAAAAAGACACCGTGGCCTCGGTGCTGCGCGTCGATCAGGGACACCTGACTAACGCGTAA
- a CDS encoding sigma-70 family RNA polymerase sigma factor: MQSIEELVREAQTGKEDAFVELCRRFTGLVRSRAGQSFARSIREDMEGAAWLAFAKAVREYRSGSGHFEGYAAQCVTYAVWNAFQKECKCWRRQAGSLDAEDFPEASGAENVEEKVEKKLLEEKLRQTVDRLSARQRQVVQERLQGRTLQEIAKQMGVSHQAVSRLLSRAAEAVRCAWKVKK, translated from the coding sequence ATGCAAAGCATAGAAGAGTTGGTACGAGAAGCTCAAACAGGCAAGGAAGACGCGTTCGTTGAATTGTGCCGCCGTTTTACGGGTTTGGTGCGTTCCCGGGCGGGACAAAGCTTTGCCCGCAGCATTCGCGAAGATATGGAAGGAGCGGCCTGGCTGGCTTTTGCCAAAGCCGTCCGGGAATACCGTTCAGGCAGTGGGCATTTTGAAGGCTATGCGGCGCAGTGCGTGACCTATGCTGTCTGGAACGCCTTTCAAAAAGAATGCAAATGTTGGCGACGGCAGGCGGGGAGTCTGGACGCCGAGGACTTTCCCGAGGCGTCTGGGGCGGAAAATGTAGAAGAAAAGGTGGAGAAAAAGCTGCTGGAAGAAAAACTGCGGCAAACGGTGGACCGTCTATCTGCGCGGCAGCGGCAAGTCGTGCAAGAAAGGCTGCAGGGGCGGACGCTGCAGGAAATTGCCAAGCAGATGGGGGTAAGCCATCAAGCGGTCTCGCGGCTGCTGTCCAGAGCGGCGGAAGCGGTGCGTTGCGCCTGGAAAGTAAAAAAATAA
- a CDS encoding response regulator: protein MNDKNQPWNILVVDDDRFSRVILKNALEKDGYVCWEAKDGVEAVEMYQEQPPDLILMDVEMPRMGGVEACRRIRELEDSFHVMILFITAHDESSDTIEQAFAAGGDDYLLKPVNLVVMRQRLGRMLEHSLLMRRILFQNDMLLQMRQISFDFLQERDVQVTLGRVLRESLRLTASALGAVYLLNEKENCMHLAVQEGISLEPIAVCIAKGRHMVGRAWEKAEPFFVNEYSTWEDRLQGSAWSDLCHMAALPLTRGGVVFGVMVLGRRREQGEFTEARKNVLVQLADLLALVVDNARIMEALEEEVKRRECVQREVEETNGELSLALTTLQQAQSKLVQQEKLAGVGQLAAGVAHEINNPLGFVSSNFSMLQRYVERLCELIEAYKNALEQAEVEEAVQEIAAGIREKEKSAKLELMLEDLPELFEETKDGLERIGKIVKALRVFSRVDSLEQFGEYDLNSGLDTTLIVARNEIKYVAKIEKKLAPLPMIQAIGSQINQVLLNLLVNAAQAIQAEGREGQGTIRIQTSQEEGWVRCSIYNDGPPIPEAIRHRLFEPFFTTKPVGKGTGLGLSISYEIVVQKHHGEIFFTSDEHGTEFVLRLPVMQPDVTIVAIL from the coding sequence ATGAACGATAAAAATCAACCATGGAATATTCTGGTGGTTGACGATGATCGTTTTTCCCGAGTCATTTTGAAAAATGCCTTAGAGAAAGACGGCTACGTCTGCTGGGAAGCAAAAGACGGCGTGGAAGCGGTTGAAATGTATCAAGAGCAGCCGCCGGATCTGATTTTGATGGATGTAGAGATGCCTCGCATGGGCGGCGTGGAAGCCTGCAGGCGTATTCGGGAGCTGGAAGACTCCTTTCATGTAATGATTTTATTTATTACGGCTCATGACGAATCCAGCGATACCATCGAGCAGGCGTTTGCCGCCGGCGGCGACGATTATCTCCTTAAACCGGTCAATTTAGTCGTGATGCGCCAGCGCTTAGGACGTATGCTGGAGCATTCACTCTTGATGCGGCGCATTCTTTTTCAAAACGACATGCTGCTGCAAATGCGCCAGATCAGTTTTGATTTTCTACAGGAGCGCGATGTTCAGGTGACCTTGGGGCGTGTACTGAGGGAATCATTGCGGTTGACGGCGTCGGCGCTAGGCGCGGTGTACTTGCTGAATGAAAAAGAAAACTGCATGCATTTAGCGGTGCAGGAAGGGATTTCCTTGGAGCCGATTGCTGTCTGTATTGCTAAAGGGCGGCATATGGTGGGGCGCGCTTGGGAAAAAGCGGAACCTTTTTTTGTTAATGAATATTCGACCTGGGAAGATCGCTTGCAAGGATCTGCTTGGAGTGACTTATGCCACATGGCGGCGCTACCGCTGACGCGGGGCGGCGTTGTCTTTGGCGTAATGGTGCTGGGGCGCCGCCGGGAACAAGGCGAGTTTACGGAGGCCCGCAAAAATGTTTTGGTCCAATTGGCCGATTTATTGGCGCTGGTGGTAGATAACGCCCGCATTATGGAAGCCTTGGAAGAAGAGGTGAAACGCAGAGAATGCGTCCAACGGGAAGTGGAGGAAACCAACGGAGAGCTTTCGTTGGCGCTGACCACGCTGCAGCAGGCGCAGAGCAAATTGGTGCAGCAGGAGAAATTGGCCGGCGTGGGCCAGTTGGCAGCCGGCGTGGCCCACGAGATAAACAACCCCCTAGGCTTTGTGAGCAGTAATTTTTCGATGCTGCAACGCTATGTGGAACGCTTATGTGAGCTGATCGAGGCGTACAAAAATGCGCTGGAGCAGGCGGAAGTCGAAGAGGCGGTTCAAGAAATTGCTGCAGGCATACGGGAAAAGGAAAAAAGCGCCAAATTGGAGCTGATGTTGGAAGATTTGCCGGAACTTTTTGAAGAAACCAAGGACGGCCTTGAACGTATCGGCAAAATTGTCAAAGCGTTGCGCGTGTTCTCGCGCGTGGATTCGTTGGAACAGTTCGGTGAGTATGATCTGAACAGCGGTTTGGATACGACCCTTATTGTGGCGCGTAACGAAATCAAATATGTCGCTAAGATTGAAAAAAAACTGGCGCCGCTGCCGATGATTCAAGCGATAGGCAGTCAAATTAACCAAGTGCTGCTAAATCTCTTGGTGAACGCCGCACAGGCGATACAAGCGGAAGGAAGAGAAGGGCAGGGAACCATCCGCATTCAGACGTCTCAAGAAGAGGGGTGGGTGCGCTGCTCCATCTACAATGACGGCCCGCCTATTCCGGAAGCGATTCGGCATCGTTTGTTTGAGCCTTTCTTTACGACGAAGCCCGTGGGTAAGGGTACCGGGCTGGGCTTAAGCATTTCTTATGAAATTGTCGTGCAAAAGCATCATGGAGAAATCTTTTTTACCAGTGATGAACACGGTACGGAATTTGTGCTGCGCTTGCCGGTTATGCAGCCTGATGTTACTATCGTGGCGATTCTCTAG